The Deltaproteobacteria bacterium DNA segment CCGCCTCGCTCGGCTCGCCGCCCCCCGCCGCCTCGCTCGGCTCGCCGCCGCCCGCCGCCTCGCTCGGCTCGCCGCCGCCCGCCGCGTCCGCGCCGCCGGCCGGCCCGGCGCCGGCCGGCCCGGCGAACGCCGACAGGTCCGGCTCCTTGCACGACACGCCGAGCACGTTGTTCATCGCGGTGTCGGTCGCCTTGTCCGCCGCCCCCTTGACGAAATACCCGAGCCCGGCCATCAGCGCCGCCGACACCGCGACCATGAACAGCGTGAACCGGAGCTGATAGCCGCGGTCGAGCACCAGGTTGCGCCAGCTGCGCTTGTATCCTCTGTTTTTGGGCTTTCCCATGCGGCACCTCGCGGCTACGGCGTGCGAGACGCGATGGTCGGAATGATCTTCCGGCGCACCAGGTCCTCGACGACCGCCGCGACACAGTCTTGCTTCGCGTAGCCGATGTCCTTCGCGGAGTTGCTCGCCTGCACCTTCGCGCTGCCCTTGAGGAACCCGAACATGCTCTTTTCCGGGTAGCTCGCGAGCAGCATGCTCACCTTGCACGACACGACGGCGCTGGCGCCGCGCGCCTGCACGTCCAACTTGGTGATCGTGCCATCCACGTAGAACCCGGCCGCCCCCGCCTTGCGCAGCGCCCGCTTCGACGGCCGCTTGCCACCGGGCCACTTCGTGGTCATCCCCGTTGCGTGCTTGGCGAACGTCTTCGCCGCGGTGGTGCGCATCATCGCGACCATCGCGGCGCCGGCGCCGGCGTCGTCCGCCATGGGGCCGAGGTCGACGTACACCTTGGCCGCGGCGCCACCTCCTTCGATGGCTGCGATCGCGTCGTACGCCTTTTGCGCCTGTTTGCGCACGAATGCGTTGTCGTCCGACTTGGCCACGCGCGCCAGCGCGTCGGCGGCCGTCTTGCGCACCGCGGCGGGGGTCGCCGCGGTGATCATCTTGCCGAGCGATGCGGCGGCGACGCCGCGCACGGTCTTGTCGCGGTCGGCCAGGGCGCGGATGTACGCCGGAATCGCCCGCGGATCCCCCGTCTTCTGCAAGTTCAACGCGGCCGACAACCGCAGCTTGTAGTCGTCGGCCTCGAGCATGCGCCGGATCAACGTGTCGACCTTGTCGGCCCGCGCCGTGCCGCTCCACACCGCGACGAGCGCGAACGCCGCGACGGCGATCCGCAGGCGAAACGTGCAACGGGCTGGCGGCATGCGAGTGTGACGGAGCGCGCGCCCCGCGTGTTCACTGCCCCCTCGTGGCGCGCCGGTTCAGAGTACCTTGCCGGTTCACTCGCCCGCAAGGTACTCGGCCGCGAGTGCGACGTAGTGGTCGGCGCTCGTCTCGATCCACGCCCGCTCGGCGTCCGTCAGCGGGCGCTTGACGCGCGCCGGCGCGCCGACGGCGAGGTGGCCAGGTGGGATCTCGGTTCCCGGCGTCACCAGCGCACCCGCACCTACAATCGACCCGGCGCCGACGCGCGCCCGGTCGAGCACGACCGCTCCCATCCCGATGATGCAGCGGTCCTCGACCGTGCAGCCGTGCAGGGTGACCGAATGGCCGACCGTGACGCGATCGCCGACGAGCGTCGCGTGCCGGCCGCTGGTGACGTGGATGACCGAGTTGTCCTGGATCGACGTCTCGGCGCCGATGCGGATGTGGAACACGTCACCGCGCACGACCGCCCCGTACCAGATCGACGACCGGTCCCCGACGACCACGTCGCCGATCACCGCCGCCGTCTCGGCGACGAACACGCCGGCGCCCAGCGTGGGCCACACGCCGCGATAGCTACGCACGATCGACATCGACCCCCTGGCGCGAGAACCACCACGCGGCCGACAAGGCGCCCGCCGCCGCCCCGACCGCGTCGGCGACCGCGTCCCACGGCGACGACGATCGCCCGGGTGTGAGCGACTGGTACGCCTCGTCGACGGCGCCGAACGCCGCGCACACGATCGCCGAGATCGCGACCGCGATCACCGGGTCGACTCGGGGCGGGCCGAGCGACAGCGCCCGCGCCAGCAGCGCGCCGAGCACGAAGTACTCGCCCGCGTGCAACAGCTTGTCGAACGACCACAACGTCGGTGACTGCGGCATGCGCGACGCCGGGATCGACGACACGGCCAGGATCAGCGCGGCGTACACCGCGACCGGCAACCACGCGCGCATCACATCACCAGTTCGTCGACGACCTTGCGCAGGCTGTCGAGATTGTGGGCGACGACGACGCGGTCGCAGTGAGGCGCGTACTCGCGCATCGCGCTGTCGCCGAAGCCCCACGCCGACGGCGCCTCCGGATTGAGCCACCAAAGCTGTTTGGCCCGGCGGCGGATGTCTCCGAGCGCCGCGTGATTTGACGGGTGGTAGTTGTTGCGCCCGTCCCCGATCACGAGGACCGTCGTGCGCGGCGTCACCTTCGACATGTGGCGCGCGCAAAACTGGTCGAGCACATGCCCGTAGTTGCTGTTGGCGTACACGTTGACGACCGCTCCTTGATACGTCAACTCGACCGCGCGATCCAGGTCGTGGCGGCGGAATAGATCGGTCAGTTCCCCGAGTTCGGCGACGAACGCGAACGTGTGGACGCGGTCGAACAGCTCCTGCAGCGCGTAGACGAACTGGAGCATGAACCGCGACACGGTGCGCACCGAGTCGGACACGTCGCACAGCACCACGAGCCGCGGCTTCTTGCGCGGCCGATGGCGGAGCTCGAGCGACACCGGCACGCCGCCGGTCGCCAGGGATCCGCGCAACGTCTTGCGCACGTCGAGCCGACCGCGGCGGCGGCGTTTCGGCGCGAGTTGGACGCGCGCGCGCAGGATGCGCGCCAGGCGTGCGACCTCGGCGCGCAACTCGGCGACCTCTCGGTCCGTGAGCTGCGCCAGCGGTTTGTCCGCGAGCGTGCGCGCGGCGACCTGATCCAGGTAGTCGAGGTTGCGCCGGCGGAACTCGTCCTGCACGTAGTCGCGGATCGCCCGGCGCAGCGCGTCCAGATTGGCCGCGGCGAACGCGCGCAGCCGCTCGATGACCTCGGGCGACAGCCCCTGCGCCGACCCGACGAGACGCGCGAGCACCGCGTCGATGTCCGCCTGCGCGCCGCGCAGGTCGAGCGCCTGCGCGACCCGGTGGGCGAAGAACCCCGCCTGCAGCGGGGACACCATTCGATCGAGGTCGCCTTGCAGCCCGGCCGCCCGCACGAGCGGCGACACCGCCGGCGCGCGCAGGCCGAGGCCGACGCGAGCGACGGCGCCGAGATGGGCCGCCTCCGTCGCGAGGTGGGCGACGATGTGCTCGATCGCGTCGCCGGGGATGCCGGCGGCGCGGAGCGCGTCGACCAGCGGACTGCCGCGCGACGCGAGCGCCGCGCCCCGCAGGAAGTACAGGTCGAACAGCTCGTCGAACGCTGCGCGGTCGCCGGCGCGCTTGACCAGCGCCGCGGCGAGCGCCGCGCGCACGTCCTGCGCGCGGTCGACCCCGACGGCCGCGACCGCGCGCGCCGCGTCGATCACCTCCCCCGTCGACACGCGCACGCCGTTTTGCCGCAGCAGCTCGGCGAACGTCTCGATCGCGTCGATCATCCCCGATCGCCCCGCCGGCGTCACTCGCGCGCCAGCGCCTCCGCGATGCGCACCGCGCGGCCGATCTCCGCGGAGCTGGCGCCGACGGCGACGGCGCGCACGAAGCCGCGGCGGTCGATGACCACGATCGTCGGATAGGTCACGACCGGCAGGTACGCGCGCTTGACGGCGTCCTTGTCGTCGTACAGGGCGGCGAACCCGAGCGGACCGTGGTGCAGCACCGCGACGCCCGAGCCGGACGCCGCCGCCGACTTCGGCGACAGGTACGCCGCCAGCGCCTTGCGATCGCCGCCGGCGATGCCGAGCACGGCGACGTCGCCGGGGTGGCGCGCGGCCAACTGGGCCAGCGCGCGGTGGGCCAGCGGGCAGTAGCGGCACCACGTCGCGAAGAACTCGATCACGACGACGCGGCCGGCGTAGTCCGCGAGTGCACCGCTGGCCGCGCCGCTCGCGACGTCGAGCGCGAAGTCCGGCGCGGGCCGGTCGACGAGCCACCGCTCGAGCACCTCGCGATCGCCGAGCCGCGGCCCGAGGGTCGCGTGTACCGCGATCCGCCGGCCGTCGCGCACGATCGCCACCGCGACCCGGTCGCCGACGCGATGACCGGCGACCGCTGCGACGAGCTCGCGAGCGCTGCGCGTGCGCGCGGCGCCGAGGGCGACGATCTCGTCGCCCTCGACCAGCCCGGCGTCCTCGGCCGGCGACCCCGGCACGACCTTGCCGACGCGCACTCCGACGGATCCCGGCTCGAGGACGACGCCGAGCCACGGCGCGCCGCCCGCGACGGGCCCCGCGGCGGCGACGGCGGCCGCCGCGACGGCCGTCGCGACGGCGACGAGAGCGGCGTGTGCGCGCGGCATACGCCGCAGCATAGCGCCGCGCCACGACCGCGGCCAGGCGCACGCCGCGACGCGCGCGCACGCCGCCCGGCGCGCCCGGCGCGAACACGGCCGCACCGGCGGGCATCCGCCGGCACAGGCGGGGCCGCACCGCGAACGCCGCGCCGCGCGGCGCGCGCGCCGGCCTACGCGGCGCCT contains these protein-coding regions:
- a CDS encoding gamma carbonic anhydrase family protein — translated: MVRSYRGVWPTLGAGVFVAETAAVIGDVVVGDRSSIWYGAVVRGDVFHIRIGAETSIQDNSVIHVTSGRHATLVGDRVTVGHSVTLHGCTVEDRCIIGMGAVVLDRARVGAGSIVGAGALVTPGTEIPPGHLAVGAPARVKRPLTDAERAWIETSADHYVALAAEYLAGE
- a CDS encoding VWA domain-containing protein; its protein translation is MIDAIETFAELLRQNGVRVSTGEVIDAARAVAAVGVDRAQDVRAALAAALVKRAGDRAAFDELFDLYFLRGAALASRGSPLVDALRAAGIPGDAIEHIVAHLATEAAHLGAVARVGLGLRAPAVSPLVRAAGLQGDLDRMVSPLQAGFFAHRVAQALDLRGAQADIDAVLARLVGSAQGLSPEVIERLRAFAAANLDALRRAIRDYVQDEFRRRNLDYLDQVAARTLADKPLAQLTDREVAELRAEVARLARILRARVQLAPKRRRRGRLDVRKTLRGSLATGGVPVSLELRHRPRKKPRLVVLCDVSDSVRTVSRFMLQFVYALQELFDRVHTFAFVAELGELTDLFRRHDLDRAVELTYQGAVVNVYANSNYGHVLDQFCARHMSKVTPRTTVLVIGDGRNNYHPSNHAALGDIRRRAKQLWWLNPEAPSAWGFGDSAMREYAPHCDRVVVAHNLDSLRKVVDELVM
- a CDS encoding HEAT repeat domain-containing protein, with product MPPARCTFRLRIAVAAFALVAVWSGTARADKVDTLIRRMLEADDYKLRLSAALNLQKTGDPRAIPAYIRALADRDKTVRGVAAASLGKMITAATPAAVRKTAADALARVAKSDDNAFVRKQAQKAYDAIAAIEGGGAAAKVYVDLGPMADDAGAGAAMVAMMRTTAAKTFAKHATGMTTKWPGGKRPSKRALRKAGAAGFYVDGTITKLDVQARGASAVVSCKVSMLLASYPEKSMFGFLKGSAKVQASNSAKDIGYAKQDCVAAVVEDLVRRKIIPTIASRTP
- a CDS encoding PDZ domain-containing protein translates to MRPCSRRARRAACARVAACAWPRSWRGAMLRRMPRAHAALVAVATAVAAAAVAAAGPVAGGAPWLGVVLEPGSVGVRVGKVVPGSPAEDAGLVEGDEIVALGAARTRSARELVAAVAGHRVGDRVAVAIVRDGRRIAVHATLGPRLGDREVLERWLVDRPAPDFALDVASGAASGALADYAGRVVVIEFFATWCRYCPLAHRALAQLAARHPGDVAVLGIAGGDRKALAAYLSPKSAAASGSGVAVLHHGPLGFAALYDDKDAVKRAYLPVVTYPTIVVIDRRGFVRAVAVGASSAEIGRAVRIAEALARE
- a CDS encoding teicoplanin resistance protein VanZ, encoding MRAWLPVAVYAALILAVSSIPASRMPQSPTLWSFDKLLHAGEYFVLGALLARALSLGPPRVDPVIAVAISAIVCAAFGAVDEAYQSLTPGRSSSPWDAVADAVGAAAGALSAAWWFSRQGVDVDRA